One Alphaproteobacteria bacterium DNA segment encodes these proteins:
- a CDS encoding ATP-binding cassette domain-containing protein, producing MSDDPVIRVRGLVTRFGSSPPIHDGLDLDVKRGEILAIVGGSGTGKSVLLRTILGLKHPDGGTVEVLGEQLDKLDSMARAPVLKRMGVLFQDGALFSALTVAQNIRLPFNEHMKLDPKLVGQLIRVKLSMVGLPQDAGAKFPSELSGGMRKRAGLARAIALDPDLLFLDEPTAGLDPIGAAKFDALIRDLQRSLALSVVMITHDVDTLGAIADRVAVLIDKKIVVGTLDEIRAHPHPWIQEYFSGPRGRAALESRGT from the coding sequence CCGTCATCCGCGTGCGCGGCCTGGTCACGCGCTTCGGTTCGAGCCCGCCGATCCATGACGGGCTCGATCTCGACGTGAAGCGCGGCGAGATCCTGGCGATCGTCGGCGGCTCGGGCACGGGCAAATCGGTGCTGCTGCGCACGATCCTCGGCCTCAAACACCCCGACGGCGGCACGGTCGAAGTGCTGGGCGAACAGCTCGACAAGCTCGATTCCATGGCGCGGGCACCGGTGCTGAAGCGCATGGGCGTGCTGTTCCAGGACGGCGCCTTGTTCAGCGCGCTGACCGTCGCGCAGAATATCCGCCTGCCGTTCAACGAGCATATGAAGCTCGATCCCAAACTCGTCGGCCAGTTGATCCGCGTGAAGCTCTCGATGGTCGGGCTGCCGCAGGATGCGGGCGCCAAGTTTCCGTCGGAGCTGTCGGGCGGCATGCGCAAGCGCGCGGGCCTCGCGCGCGCCATCGCGCTCGATCCGGATTTGCTGTTCCTCGACGAGCCCACGGCCGGCCTCGATCCCATCGGCGCGGCGAAATTCGACGCGCTGATCCGCGACCTGCAACGCAGCCTGGCGCTCAGCGTCGTGATGATCACCCACGACGTCGACACGCTGGGCGCCATCGCCGATCGCGTCGCCGTGCTGATCGACAAAAAGATCGTCGTCGGGACGCTGGACGAAATCCGCGCGCACCCGCATCCTTGGATCCAGGAGTATTTTTCGGGTCCGCGCGGCCGCGCCGCTTTGGAATCTCGGGGGACTTGA
- a CDS encoding MCE family protein, which produces METRANHFLVGIFVLSLTALLAFAGLWFARANLGEAQTTYHTLFRGSVTGLSIGSTVRYRGVPVGTVSDIRIDPDNVERILVVLGLRPGTPVKTDTVASLQPQGITGLSFVQLTGGTQEAAPLRIQPGATAPVIPSRPSPIEQLLTDAPEAMARVGVLVERISQILNDDNLRNINRIIDDGATAMGSLAATLVQVEKLASDAGGTLKNVDRSLAGADKLIAESRGSIERVSGQAQSLLNEIQAAARDARPLGPQAQAAIADLRNTLGGFGRVAEEMERLVATTRPGLEDFGQQGVYDLQQFMIEGRTLMMTLNRVIANFERDPARFLFGDQQRGVEAK; this is translated from the coding sequence GTGGAAACGCGCGCCAACCATTTTCTGGTCGGGATCTTCGTGCTGTCGCTGACGGCGCTGCTGGCGTTCGCGGGGCTGTGGTTCGCGCGCGCCAATCTGGGCGAAGCGCAGACGACCTATCACACGCTGTTCCGCGGCTCGGTCACCGGCCTGTCGATCGGCTCGACCGTGCGCTATCGCGGCGTGCCGGTCGGCACGGTTTCCGACATCCGCATCGACCCCGACAACGTCGAACGCATTCTGGTCGTGCTCGGCTTGCGCCCGGGCACGCCGGTCAAGACCGACACGGTCGCCTCGCTCCAGCCGCAGGGCATTACGGGGCTGTCTTTCGTGCAATTGACCGGCGGCACGCAGGAAGCCGCCCCATTACGCATCCAGCCGGGCGCCACGGCGCCGGTCATTCCGTCGCGCCCCTCGCCGATCGAGCAATTGCTGACCGACGCGCCCGAGGCGATGGCGCGCGTGGGCGTGCTGGTCGAGCGCATCAGCCAGATCCTCAACGACGACAATCTGCGCAACATCAACCGCATCATCGACGACGGCGCCACCGCGATGGGCAGCCTTGCCGCCACTTTGGTGCAGGTGGAGAAGCTGGCCAGCGACGCGGGCGGCACGCTGAAGAACGTCGATCGGTCGCTCGCCGGCGCCGACAAACTGATCGCGGAATCGCGCGGATCGATCGAGCGCGTCAGCGGCCAAGCCCAATCGCTGCTGAACGAGATCCAGGCGGCGGCGCGCGACGCGCGGCCCTTGGGCCCGCAAGCGCAGGCCGCGATCGCCGATCTGCGCAACACGCTGGGCGGCTTCGGGCGCGTGGCGGAGGAGATGGAGCGTTTGGTCGCCACGACGCGGCCCGGCCTGGAGGATTTCGGCCAGCAAGGCGTCTACGATCTGCAGCAATTCATGATCGAGGGCCGCACGCTGATGATGACCCTCAACCGCGTGATCGCGAATTTCGAACGCGATCCCGCACGGTTCCTGTTCGGCGATCAGCAGCGCGGCGTGGAGGCGAAATGA
- a CDS encoding membrane integrity-associated transporter subunit PqiC — MTTTKITRRAVLVGGSVATLGACALPGGGDPPQLYTLTPKSTFAADLPQADWQLAIELPIASGGLDTARIALQRTPFTLDFYARAAWTDTAPRMVQALLIESFEATGKIVGVSRDSAALRPDYLLKVDLREFQAEYFDGALPHAHVRLGVRLVRLPDRVIEAGFVADERVRAAQGDLSAVSQAFDAALGSAMRKIVEWTLRAGQPRRRR, encoded by the coding sequence ATGACGACGACGAAAATCACCCGTCGCGCGGTACTGGTCGGCGGTTCGGTCGCGACGCTCGGCGCTTGCGCCCTGCCCGGCGGCGGCGATCCGCCGCAGCTTTATACGCTCACGCCCAAATCGACCTTCGCCGCCGACCTGCCGCAAGCCGATTGGCAGCTCGCAATCGAATTGCCGATCGCCTCGGGCGGGCTCGACACCGCGCGTATCGCCCTTCAACGCACGCCCTTCACGCTCGATTTCTACGCCCGCGCGGCATGGACCGACACGGCGCCGCGCATGGTGCAGGCGCTGTTGATCGAAAGTTTCGAGGCGACCGGCAAGATCGTCGGCGTCAGCCGCGATTCGGCGGCGTTGCGCCCCGATTATTTGCTGAAGGTCGATCTACGCGAATTCCAGGCCGAGTATTTCGACGGCGCCTTGCCCCATGCGCATGTGCGCTTGGGCGTGCGGCTGGTGCGCTTGCCCGACCGCGTGATCGAAGCCGGCTTCGTCGCCGACGAACGCGTGCGCGCCGCGCAAGGCGATCTGTCCGCCGTCTCGCAAGCCTTCGACGCGGCGCTGGGCAGCGCCATGCGCAAGATCGTCGAATGGACCTTGCGCGCCGGCCAGCCGCGCCGCCGGCGTTGA
- a CDS encoding BolA family transcriptional regulator — protein MPIYADRIRTKLTAEFAPAALDIEDESARHAGHAGAAPGGETHFRVRIVSAAFAGMGRVERQRRVYAVLASELAERVHALALETRTPDEAAKA, from the coding sequence ATGCCGATCTATGCCGACCGTATCCGCACGAAACTGACCGCCGAATTCGCGCCCGCCGCGCTGGATATCGAGGACGAATCCGCGCGCCATGCGGGGCATGCGGGAGCCGCCCCCGGCGGCGAAACCCATTTCCGCGTGCGCATCGTGTCGGCCGCGTTCGCCGGGATGGGCCGCGTGGAACGCCAGCGGCGCGTCTATGCCGTGCTGGCGAGCGAGCTTGCCGAGCGCGTCCACGCCCTGGCGCTGGAGACCCGCACGCCCGACGAAGCCGCGAAGGCCTGA
- a CDS encoding ribbon-helix-helix domain-containing protein translates to MPVPSERPRNVTIRGKRTSMRLEPGFWDAIDEIATREGLAVDQVFERVAKSPHRGNLSSAIRVYVLAYFRLPRTRPPARAKIQRRSTWNSG, encoded by the coding sequence TTGCCCGTTCCTTCCGAGCGCCCGCGCAACGTCACGATCCGGGGCAAGCGCACGTCGATGCGCCTGGAGCCCGGCTTCTGGGACGCGATCGACGAGATCGCGACGCGCGAAGGATTGGCGGTCGATCAGGTGTTCGAGCGCGTGGCCAAATCGCCCCATCGGGGAAATCTGTCCTCCGCGATCCGCGTTTACGTGCTCGCCTATTTCCGCTTGCCCCGGACCCGGCCGCCGGCACGCGCCAAAATTCAGCGCCGTTCGACGTGGAATTCGGGGTAG
- a CDS encoding DUF2889 domain-containing protein: MPAPIQPTPHAELPQAAAREPIHTRRIVCNGYRRADGLWDIEGELTDVKSYPFDNRFRGPIPPGTPLHGMKLRLTIDDDMIVREAHAASYATPYETCPDVAPDFSALVGLRIGRGWRKAVLERLGGVKGCTHLVELAINALGTTAFQTVFPLRKTKGEGRPAHLDTCHALALDGEIVRRDYPEFHVERR; encoded by the coding sequence ATGCCCGCGCCAATCCAGCCGACACCGCACGCCGAGCTTCCGCAAGCCGCCGCACGCGAGCCGATCCATACGCGCCGGATCGTCTGCAACGGTTATCGCCGCGCGGATGGCTTGTGGGACATCGAAGGCGAGCTGACCGACGTCAAATCCTATCCTTTCGACAACCGGTTTCGCGGACCCATTCCGCCCGGCACGCCGCTGCACGGGATGAAGCTGCGTTTGACCATCGACGACGACATGATCGTGCGCGAAGCGCATGCGGCGAGCTACGCCACCCCTTACGAAACATGTCCGGATGTGGCGCCCGATTTCAGCGCGCTGGTGGGGTTGCGCATCGGGCGCGGCTGGCGCAAGGCGGTGCTCGAACGGCTGGGCGGGGTCAAGGGTTGCACGCATCTGGTCGAGCTTGCGATCAACGCGCTGGGCACGACCGCGTTCCAGACCGTATTCCCGCTGCGCAAAACCAAGGGCGAGGGGCGGCCCGCCCATCTCGACACGTGCCACGCGCTGGCGTTGGACGGCGAAATCGTGCGCCGCGACTACCCCGAATTCCACGTCGAACGGCGCTGA
- a CDS encoding CBS domain-containing protein → MHRRIVPDVISGSQELATASGNMTVREACVTMAKRRIGALMIVEGGHLAGIFTERDAMTKIVGQHRDPDKVTLGEAMTRNPDTIGPDAPPREALEMMRRYGYRHLPVVEGGKLIGMVSVRDLYAAALGELEENLKEREAFIAGGAGYGLN, encoded by the coding sequence ATGCATCGCCGTATTGTTCCCGACGTGATCTCCGGCAGCCAGGAATTGGCGACCGCTTCCGGCAATATGACCGTGCGCGAAGCCTGCGTGACGATGGCCAAGCGGCGCATCGGCGCGCTGATGATCGTCGAAGGCGGTCATCTGGCGGGCATCTTCACCGAGCGCGACGCGATGACCAAGATCGTCGGTCAGCATCGCGATCCCGACAAGGTGACGCTGGGCGAAGCGATGACCCGCAATCCCGACACGATCGGTCCCGACGCCCCGCCGCGCGAGGCGTTGGAGATGATGCGCCGCTACGGCTACCGGCATTTGCCGGTGGTCGAGGGCGGCAAGCTGATCGGCATGGTGTCGGTGCGCGATCTTTACGCGGCGGCCTTGGGCGAACTCGAGGAAAACCTCAAGGAACGCGAAGCCTTCATCGCGGGCGGGGCGGGCTACGGCCTGAACTGA
- a CDS encoding DUF21 domain-containing protein, producing MNWAAFGWDDWLALIALAVLLTASALLNAAESAIGAASRARLQALERKGSKRAALVLYLKTKTDALASAVRFGNIAALVLATALVACAFTYDFGFAGPIYAAILVAGLFAVFGEAFARIWALNNADRAALTFVPVARFWLGFLTPPARITRKAALGILRAFGWKPKERPAEAAEEQLKGAIDLHGAAAPDSETRKERQMMRSILDLADVTVAAILVHRRQVFAIDIEQPAEAILDQALSSPYSRIPLWRGVPDNIVGVLHAKALLQAVRGQGGDAGKVDVPSIAARPWFIPDTTTLLDQLEAFRRRREHFALVVDEYGALLGVVTLEDILEEIVGDIAERHEFNVPGVRPQSDGSYVIDGHVTIRDLNRQFDWRLPDESAATIAGLVLYEARRIPDVGQVYVFHGLRFEIVRRKRHQIATLRVAVADDAATAKAAKIPASGERAA from the coding sequence ATGAATTGGGCGGCGTTCGGCTGGGACGATTGGCTGGCGTTGATCGCGCTGGCCGTTCTGTTGACCGCCAGCGCCTTGCTCAATGCCGCCGAGTCGGCGATCGGTGCGGCGTCGCGCGCGCGGCTTCAAGCGCTGGAACGCAAAGGCAGCAAACGCGCCGCACTCGTTCTTTATCTCAAGACCAAGACCGACGCGCTCGCCTCGGCCGTGCGCTTCGGCAATATCGCGGCCCTCGTGCTGGCGACGGCGCTGGTCGCCTGCGCCTTCACCTATGATTTCGGCTTCGCCGGGCCGATCTACGCCGCGATTTTGGTCGCCGGGCTGTTCGCCGTGTTCGGCGAAGCCTTCGCGCGCATCTGGGCGCTCAACAACGCCGATCGGGCGGCGTTGACGTTCGTGCCCGTCGCGCGGTTCTGGCTCGGATTTTTGACGCCGCCGGCACGGATCACGCGCAAGGCGGCGCTGGGGATTTTGCGCGCCTTCGGCTGGAAGCCAAAAGAACGGCCCGCCGAAGCGGCCGAAGAACAGTTGAAGGGTGCCATCGATCTGCACGGCGCGGCGGCGCCGGATTCCGAGACGCGCAAGGAGCGGCAGATGATGCGCTCCATCCTCGATCTCGCCGACGTGACGGTAGCGGCGATCCTCGTCCATCGCCGGCAGGTTTTCGCGATCGACATCGAACAGCCGGCCGAAGCGATCCTCGATCAGGCGTTGTCGAGCCCGTATTCGCGCATTCCGCTGTGGCGCGGCGTGCCCGACAATATCGTCGGCGTGCTGCACGCCAAGGCGTTGCTGCAAGCGGTGCGCGGCCAGGGCGGCGACGCGGGCAAGGTCGATGTGCCGTCGATCGCCGCGCGGCCCTGGTTCATCCCGGACACGACGACGCTGCTCGACCAGCTCGAAGCCTTCCGCCGCCGGCGCGAACATTTCGCGCTGGTCGTCGACGAATACGGCGCGCTGCTCGGCGTCGTGACGCTCGAAGATATCCTCGAGGAAATCGTCGGCGACATCGCCGAGCGGCACGAATTCAACGTGCCCGGCGTGCGCCCGCAATCGGACGGCAGCTACGTGATCGACGGGCATGTGACGATCCGCGATCTCAACCGCCAATTCGATTGGCGCCTGCCCGACGAGTCCGCCGCGACGATCGCGGGGCTGGTGCTGTACGAAGCGCGCCGCATTCCCGACGTCGGACAGGTTTACGTCTTTCACGGCTTGCGGTTCGAGATTGTGCGCCGCAAACGCCATCAAATCGCGACGCTGCGCGTGGCCGTGGCCGACGATGCGGCGACGGCGAAGGCCGCGAAAATTCCTGCCTCGGGCGAACGCGCGGCCTGA
- a CDS encoding 3-dehydroquinate synthase has translation MTQTVRVALDARAYDIHIGEKLLERAGELILGVRKVKRVFVVADANVVATHLPRLEKGLAAAGIHSHVFVQQAGDAAKSWDNLGRLLDAILDQRPERADLLVALGGGVVGDMTGVAASLLLRGLDFVQIPTTLLAQVDSSVGGKTGVNTRQGKNLIGAFHQPRLVLCDLDVLDTLGPRELRAGYAEVFKYGLIDMPEFFEWCEANGAKLLAGDRAAQAYAVRVSCEAKARIVTEDERETGVRALLNLGHTFGHALEAELGYGPELLHGEAVAIGMRQAFDFSVRAGLCPADDAKRVRAHIRACDMAADLPRQHRWNADALIAHMGHDKKASGGKITFILARGIGKSFIARDADIGAVRAMLAAECAA, from the coding sequence ATGACCCAAACCGTCCGCGTGGCGCTCGATGCCCGCGCCTACGACATCCATATCGGCGAAAAGCTGCTCGAACGCGCGGGCGAGCTCATCCTGGGCGTGCGCAAGGTGAAGCGCGTTTTCGTCGTCGCCGATGCCAACGTCGTCGCCACGCATCTGCCGCGCTTGGAAAAGGGCCTCGCCGCCGCCGGCATCCACTCGCATGTCTTCGTCCAGCAAGCGGGCGACGCGGCGAAATCCTGGGACAATCTCGGCCGCTTGCTCGACGCGATCCTCGATCAGCGCCCGGAACGCGCCGATCTGCTCGTCGCCCTCGGTGGTGGGGTGGTCGGCGACATGACCGGGGTGGCCGCATCGCTGCTGCTGCGCGGGCTCGATTTCGTGCAGATCCCGACGACGCTGCTGGCGCAAGTCGACAGCTCCGTCGGCGGCAAAACCGGCGTCAACACTCGCCAAGGCAAAAACCTGATCGGTGCCTTCCACCAGCCGCGTCTGGTGCTGTGCGATCTCGACGTGCTCGACACGCTGGGGCCGCGCGAACTGCGCGCAGGGTATGCCGAAGTGTTCAAATACGGGCTGATCGATATGCCCGAATTCTTCGAGTGGTGCGAAGCCAACGGCGCCAAATTGTTGGCGGGCGACCGCGCCGCGCAAGCCTATGCCGTGCGCGTGTCGTGCGAAGCCAAGGCGCGCATCGTGACCGAGGACGAGCGCGAAACCGGCGTGCGTGCACTGCTCAATCTCGGCCACACTTTCGGCCACGCGCTCGAAGCCGAGCTCGGCTATGGCCCCGAATTGCTGCATGGGGAAGCGGTGGCGATCGGCATGCGCCAAGCCTTCGACTTCTCGGTGCGCGCGGGGCTGTGCCCGGCCGACGATGCCAAGCGCGTGCGCGCCCATATCCGGGCCTGCGACATGGCGGCCGATCTGCCGCGCCAACACCGCTGGAATGCCGACGCGTTGATCGCCCATATGGGCCACGACAAGAAGGCCAGCGGCGGCAAGATCACCTTCATCCTGGCGCGCGGCATCGGCAAATCCTTCATCGCGCGCGACGCCGATATCGGCGCGGTGCGCGCGATGCTGGCGGCGGAGTGCGCCGCATGA
- a CDS encoding shikimate kinase, translating into MSVSQDIRARLDRTLVMVGLMGAGKSAIGKRLAQALSLPFVDADKEIEEAAGCTIPEIFARFGEPAFRDGERRVITRLLDGPPCVLATGGGAFMDDTTRAKIKQSGLSIWLRAELDTLVRRTARRNNRPLLNAGDPREILAKLMAVRYPVYAEADLAVDSADAPPEITTQRVIDALAKYLAGPRTQ; encoded by the coding sequence ATGAGCGTTAGCCAAGATATCCGCGCCCGGCTCGACCGGACCTTGGTCATGGTCGGGCTGATGGGGGCCGGGAAATCGGCCATCGGCAAGCGGCTGGCGCAGGCGCTGTCCTTGCCCTTCGTCGACGCGGACAAGGAGATCGAGGAAGCCGCCGGCTGCACGATCCCCGAGATCTTCGCGCGCTTCGGCGAACCCGCCTTCCGCGACGGCGAGCGCCGGGTCATCACCCGCCTGCTCGACGGCCCGCCTTGCGTGCTGGCGACCGGCGGCGGCGCCTTCATGGACGACACGACGCGCGCCAAGATCAAGCAATCGGGCCTGTCGATCTGGCTGCGCGCCGAACTCGACACGCTGGTCCGCCGCACCGCGCGGCGCAACAACCGGCCGCTGCTGAACGCGGGCGATCCGCGCGAGATTTTGGCGAAGCTGATGGCCGTGCGTTATCCGGTCTACGCCGAAGCCGATCTCGCGGTCGATTCGGCCGACGCGCCGCCCGAAATCACCACCCAGCGCGTGATCGACGCGCTCGCCAAATATCTCGCCGGACCACGAACGCAATGA
- a CDS encoding site-specific tyrosine recombinase XerD yields the protein MGRPKTAPDAVSIHGDAFLEMLVAERNASEHTQRAYRGDVAHYEEFLARKNADAISATPDHAKTYMADLARRGLSPRSTARRLSALRQFHRFLVSERRSQTDPFASVDAPKIGRPLPKILSEDETRALIDEARKKDDPRLVCALEILYGSGLRISELAGLKLSALSRDGRFLIVRGKGDKERLVPLSGPARDAIAAWRLVRDDKKFKNSPYLFPSRAEAGHMTEARFYQALKELAPAAGIEPARLSPHVLRHAFASHLVDRGADLRAVQAMLGHADIATTQIYTHVGGERLKRLVHSHHPLARRKAP from the coding sequence ATGGGCCGCCCCAAAACGGCCCCCGACGCGGTCTCGATCCACGGCGACGCGTTCCTCGAAATGCTGGTCGCGGAGCGCAACGCGTCGGAACACACGCAGCGCGCCTATCGCGGCGACGTGGCGCATTACGAGGAATTTCTGGCGCGCAAAAACGCCGACGCGATTTCGGCGACCCCCGATCACGCCAAGACCTATATGGCCGATCTGGCGCGGCGCGGCTTGAGCCCGCGTTCGACCGCAAGGCGCCTATCGGCCTTGCGCCAATTCCATCGCTTTCTGGTCAGCGAACGGCGTTCGCAAACCGACCCTTTCGCCAGCGTCGATGCGCCCAAGATCGGCCGCCCGCTGCCCAAGATTTTGTCGGAAGACGAAACGCGGGCGCTGATCGACGAGGCCCGGAAAAAAGACGATCCCCGCCTCGTCTGCGCACTCGAAATCCTTTACGGCTCGGGCTTGCGGATTTCCGAACTCGCGGGCTTGAAGCTGTCGGCGCTGTCGCGCGACGGGCGATTCCTGATCGTGCGCGGCAAGGGCGATAAGGAAAGACTTGTTCCGTTGTCGGGGCCCGCGCGCGACGCGATCGCCGCTTGGCGCTTGGTCCGCGACGACAAGAAATTCAAGAACTCGCCCTATCTGTTCCCCAGCCGCGCCGAGGCCGGGCATATGACCGAGGCGCGCTTCTATCAGGCGCTTAAGGAATTGGCACCGGCGGCGGGAATCGAGCCCGCGCGCCTGTCGCCGCACGTGCTGCGCCACGCTTTCGCCAGCCATTTGGTCGATCGCGGGGCGGATTTACGCGCGGTCCAGGCGATGCTGGGCCATGCCGATATCGCCACGACCCAGATTTACACGCATGTCGGCGGCGAAAGGTTGAAACGGCTGGTCCATTCGCATCATCCTTTGGCCCGCCGCAAGGCGCCTTGA
- the aceB gene encoding malate synthase A: MKGPGGTILPAGVKLEASVKPDHLQILTPEAIAFVVEMERKFGQRRLDLLKARADRQARLDAGEKPDFLPQTRSIREGDWTVAPLPKDILDRRVEITGPVDRKMVINALNCGANVFMADFEDASTPTWNNLIEGHVNLRDANLGTIEFDDPKSGKHYKLNPKHAVLFVRPRGWALPEKHVIVDGRPMSGSIFDFGLYFFHNVKTLQKKGSGPYFYLPKMESHLEARLWNDIFVHAQDKLGIKRGSIKATVLIETLLASFEMDEILYELREHSAGLNCGRWDYIFSYIKKLAEDPQKMLPDRGQVTMTSHFMRSYSQLVIKTCHKRNVHAMGGMAAQIPIKDDPVANDAAMAKVRADKEREANDGHDGTWVAHPGLVPIAKAVFDEKMKDANQIARKRQDVHVTAADLLQPAAGTMTEGGLRQNIAVGIGYLEAWLRGIGCVPLYNLMEDAATAEISRAQVWQQVHHGATLDDGREVDKPLVRKIVDEELEKIKKAQGADRYAKGRYKEASKMFLEMIDAEKFPDFLTLPAYDWVVANEAKIG, translated from the coding sequence GTGAAGGGCCCCGGCGGCACGATCCTGCCCGCTGGCGTGAAGCTCGAGGCGAGCGTGAAGCCCGACCATCTGCAAATCCTCACGCCCGAAGCGATCGCCTTCGTGGTGGAGATGGAGCGCAAATTCGGCCAGCGTCGCTTGGATCTGCTGAAGGCGCGCGCCGACCGCCAAGCGCGTCTCGACGCGGGCGAGAAGCCCGACTTCCTGCCGCAGACGCGCTCGATCCGCGAAGGCGATTGGACCGTGGCGCCGCTGCCCAAGGATATTCTCGATCGCCGCGTCGAAATCACCGGGCCCGTCGACCGCAAGATGGTGATCAACGCGCTGAACTGCGGCGCCAACGTGTTCATGGCCGATTTCGAGGACGCCTCGACGCCGACCTGGAACAATCTGATCGAAGGTCACGTGAACCTTCGCGACGCCAATCTCGGCACGATCGAGTTCGACGATCCGAAATCGGGCAAGCACTACAAGCTGAATCCGAAACACGCCGTGCTGTTCGTCCGCCCGCGCGGCTGGGCGCTGCCCGAGAAGCACGTGATCGTCGACGGCCGCCCGATGTCGGGCTCGATCTTCGATTTCGGCCTCTACTTCTTCCATAACGTAAAGACCCTGCAGAAGAAGGGCTCGGGCCCGTATTTCTATCTGCCGAAGATGGAAAGCCATCTCGAAGCGCGGCTGTGGAACGACATCTTCGTCCACGCGCAGGACAAGCTCGGCATCAAGCGCGGCTCGATCAAAGCGACCGTGCTGATCGAAACGCTGCTGGCGAGCTTCGAGATGGACGAGATCCTGTACGAGTTGCGCGAGCACTCGGCCGGTCTCAATTGCGGCCGCTGGGACTACATCTTCTCCTACATCAAGAAGCTCGCCGAAGATCCGCAGAAGATGCTGCCCGATCGCGGGCAAGTCACGATGACCTCGCATTTCATGCGCTCGTATTCGCAGCTCGTCATCAAGACCTGCCACAAGCGCAACGTCCACGCGATGGGCGGCATGGCCGCACAGATCCCCATCAAGGACGATCCCGTCGCCAATGATGCCGCGATGGCCAAGGTGCGCGCCGACAAGGAACGCGAAGCCAATGACGGCCATGACGGCACGTGGGTGGCGCATCCGGGTCTCGTCCCCATCGCCAAGGCGGTGTTCGACGAGAAGATGAAGGACGCCAACCAGATCGCGCGCAAGCGCCAGGACGTGCACGTCACGGCGGCCGATCTGCTGCAACCCGCCGCCGGCACGATGACCGAAGGCGGCCTGCGCCAGAACATCGCCGTGGGTATCGGCTATCTGGAAGCGTGGCTGCGCGGGATCGGCTGCGTGCCGCTCTACAATCTGATGGAGGACGCGGCGACCGCCGAAATCTCGCGCGCCCAGGTGTGGCAGCAAGTCCATCACGGCGCCACGCTCGACGACGGGCGCGAGGTCGACAAGCCGCTCGTGCGCAAGATCGTCGACGAGGAACTCGAGAAGATCAAGAAGGCCCAGGGTGCCGATCGCTACGCCAAGGGCCGCTACAAGGAAGCGTCGAAGATGTTCCTGGAGATGATCGACGCCGAGAAGTTCCCCGACTTCCTGACGCTGCCCGCCTATGACTGGGTCGTCGCGAACGAGGCGAAGATCGGCTGA
- a CDS encoding type II toxin-antitoxin system RelE/ParE family toxin, translating to MIVSFRDKRTAAFARGETVKAFSGFARQAEMRLDRLDAARDLRDLMAFPGNRLEALRSDRKGLYSIRINDQWRICFAWPELSPGPVDVEIVDYH from the coding sequence ATGATCGTAAGCTTCCGCGACAAACGAACGGCGGCGTTCGCGCGGGGCGAAACGGTCAAGGCGTTTTCCGGCTTCGCGCGCCAAGCGGAAATGCGGCTCGATCGGCTGGATGCGGCCCGCGACCTGCGCGATTTGATGGCGTTCCCCGGTAATCGGCTGGAAGCTTTGCGCAGCGATCGGAAAGGGCTTTACAGCATCCGCATCAACGACCAATGGCGCATCTGCTTTGCATGGCCGGAGCTATCACCCGGTCCCGTCGACGTCGAAATCGTGGATTATCATTGA
- a CDS encoding HigA family addiction module antidote protein, translating to MRTPIHPGEHLAEALNDLGLSAAAFARQIAVPVNRVTGILNGKRAITADTALRLGHWFGSSADYWLNLQKIYELRLAERANGARIAKLPRRAA from the coding sequence ATGCGCACCCCCATCCATCCCGGCGAACATTTGGCCGAAGCGCTGAACGATCTGGGCCTTTCGGCGGCGGCGTTCGCACGCCAGATTGCGGTCCCCGTCAACCGCGTCACCGGTATTCTGAACGGCAAGCGCGCGATCACCGCCGACACGGCGCTGCGCCTGGGCCATTGGTTCGGTTCCAGCGCCGATTACTGGCTCAATTTGCAAAAGATCTACGAGCTGCGCCTTGCCGAGCGCGCCAACGGCGCGCGAATCGCCAAGCTACCCCGCCGCGCGGCATAA